A single region of the Macrobrachium rosenbergii isolate ZJJX-2024 chromosome 5, ASM4041242v1, whole genome shotgun sequence genome encodes:
- the Rpn6 gene encoding 26S proteasome non-ATPase regulatory subunit 11: MYEISGTIQRYPLRLCYPNSYVKAMAAATLVERSPSISLSKMEGDASILEKMEAEEEDIATREAGILALAEQYKKAGQAHQLAQLIKDTRPFLSQISKAKAAKLVRTMVDMFLDMEATTGLEVEVCRDNIEWSKTERRTFLRQSLEARLVALFYDTAQYTEALSLGSQLLKELKKLDDKNLLVEVQLLESKTYHALSNLPKARAALTSARTTANGIYCQPKLQAALDLQSGILHAAEEKDFKTAFSYFYEAFEGYDSIDSPKALTALKYMLLSKIMLQSPEDVHNIVSGKLALRHSGSHVDAMKGIAAASSKRSLADFKATVTKYKEELEGDMIVKAHLNTLYDNMLEQNLCRIIEPYSKVQVAYVSETIGLPQDAVERKLSQMILDSKLTGILDQGAGVLIVWDPTTKDKTYEHALDTIKAMEKVVDVLYQKAKKLT; encoded by the exons ATGTACGAGATCAGTGGCACCATCCAACGCTACCCTCTGCGTCTTTGTTATCCAAACAGTTACGTCAAAGCAATGGCTGCTGCAACTCTCGTGGAAAGGTCTCCGTCGATATCTCTTTCTAAAATGGAGGGAGATGCttctattttagaaaaaatgg AAGCTGAGGAGGAAGACATAGCAACACGAGAAGCGGGCATCCTTGCCCTCGCTGAACAATACAAGAAAGCAGGCCAGGCTCATCAGTTGGCTCAGCTTATTAAGGATACTAGGCCATTTTTATCCCAGATATCTAAAGCCAAGGCAGCTAAGCTTGTTCGTACAATGGTGGACATGTTTTTAGATATGGAAGCAACTACAGGTTTAGAAGTGGAAGTTTGCAGAGATAACATCGAGTGGTCAAAAACAGAACGTCGCACCTTTCTCCGTCAGTCGCTAGAAGCCCGTTTAGTTGCTCTTTTTTATGATACTGCCCAGTACACAGAAGCCCTTAGTTTAGGTTCACAGTTACTCAAGGAGCTGAAAAAGCTTGATGACAAAAACCTCTTAGTCGAAGTACAATTATTAGAAAGCAAGACTTACCATGCTCTCAGTAACCTTCCTAAAGCCCGTGCTGCTCTCACATCAGCACGTACTACTGCTAATGGTATTTATTGTCAGCCAAAATTACAGGCTGCTTTAGATCTTCAGTCTGGTATTCTTCATGCAGCAGAAGAGAAAGATTTTAAGACAGCCTTTTCTTACTTTTACGAAGCATTTGAAGGTTATGACAGTATTGATAGTCCAAAGGCCCTGACTGCCCTGAAGTACATGTTGTTATCAAAAATTATGTTACAGAGTCCTGAGGATGTTCATAATATTGTTAGTGGGAAGCTGGCTTTGAGACATAGCGGAAGTCACGTTGATGCTATGAAGGGTATTGCTGCTGCCAGCAGTAAGAGATCTCTAGCTGATTTCAAGGCAACAGTTACAAAGTACAAAGAAGAACTAGAGGGTGACATGATTGTCAAAGCTCATTTAAATACATTATATGACAATATGCTGGAGCAGAATTTGTGCAGAATCATTGAGCCTTACAGTAAGGTCCAAGTTGCATATGTTAGTGAAACTATTGGCCTTCCACAAGATGCAGTGGAACGCAAGCTTTCACAGATGATCTTGGATTCGAAATTGACTGGCATTTTAGACCAGGGTGCTGGAGTTCTAATTGTTTGGGATCCCACCACTAAGGACAAAACTTATGAACATGCTCTGGACACCATTAAAGCAATGGAAAAAGTTGTAGATGTCTTGTATCAGAAAGCAAAGAAACTAACGTAA